In Gloeocapsa sp. DLM2.Bin57, the genomic window CACGTGGCTACGGACCACGGTGTCGGGGGTTCGAATCCCTCCTGGCCCGTTTTTTAGGTATATATGGTGCTAAACCTTTACTTTGAGTTCTGCGATTGCGATCTACTCAATAATCACTTCGGTCAAAAAACACCTTGAAACCCTTTTTCCCGAGGGGCTTTTTGAGCAAAGGTTAGCAGTTTTGTATATCCATTTTTTGCAGCAATCTTTTGAATTAAATAGTCAGAAAAATCAGCTTGCCCTTGTTCGTAGGATCTCAGGGCTTTGAGGCAAAAATCAAAATTTTCAATGTTAAAAGCCGATACAGAGAGAATTGTCTGGAGAGTTGCCTGTCTATCGCTTTTGTCAATTTTAAGACAGGGAGACAAAGTACGTAATACGTCTGAATGTTTTTAGGTTGCATAAAACTAAAATGAGTACCCCTCCTCTTACCTCTTCCATGAATGCCTAATTTTTCAATCTTCTATTCTCTCTTCTCTGTGCGTAGCGCTATATTAGGACAATGTTGTACCAGGTAATAAGGTTTATCTTTGGTATATAGAGGGTCGAGAATACTAATATAACGACTAGTCATAATATTATGCCAATCTCTAGTAATTAGTTGTAAAAATAGGGGCTGATCTGAGTTAAAATGCTTTTGGACTCCTAACCCTCTACGCATAAACAACCAGAGTAATTTTTTGACCTGCCAAAATAAACTTGGTTGAGAGTATTTAGCATAAGTTTCTTGATAAAGTTGCTTATATTTTTCTTGTTTAACTAATAATTGTTGATATTCAGGAGAATCTTTACTTTCTCCCCAGTTACGATAGTGATGAATAGCGATCGCTTTAGTATAGGCTAAATCATAACCTAGAAAGAGGACTTTAGCGGTTAAATCTGGATCTATTCCATAGTCGCGAAATTCTTCAGAAAATCCTCCTACCGCTTTTAAAACTTTGGTGGGCAACATCCCCTGATTAACATTTAAAATACCTATACTAGATACACCCCCAATATAGGGACAATCTGCAAATGGACCTTGTTGATCTTGGGTTTTTAAGGCTACCATACCTAGATTAGGATTATCTTTTAAAATCTCAACCGCTACATCTAAACCCTGATTAACGATAACATTATCATCACTTAACCAACAAACATAGGGAGTATTAATCTTAGCAAAAACATCATTATAAGCTTTAGCTTGACCGAGTTTTTCACCGACAAAAATAGGGATAATTGTTTCAGAAGCGATACTTTCTAAATAGGCTATTGTCCCATCTGTTGAACCTGCGTCGGTGATATAAACTTGATAAGGTGTGGCGGTTTCTGCTTGAATACTATCTATAGCTTTTTGCAGTAAATCTAATCGGTTATAAGTTCCTAAAACTATTGATAATTCTATGTTATTCATAACCAATTTTTCTCCGCAGTGCGATCGCTATCTTGATAATCTAGAGTTATTTTGTCGCGCAATTCTTGCCAATGGGGATGATAATAGATATTGTGCCAACGTTTGAGATAGACATCGCGATCGTAGTCTAACACAGCATTATTACTTTGTCTGACTTCCTCAGAGGGGTCATAATAATGTTCAACAAAAGCCCCGGGACAATCTACAATTTCATAACCATCTAACCACATTTTCAGACACAAATCACTATCTGCCTTATAAAAGATATACTGATTTTCTTCTACCCAACCTACTGTTGCTAAAGCTTCTCTAAGGTACATTCCGTGATTAATAGCTAATTTACCTCCTAGAGAAGTTTGTACATAGTATTGTTGTTCATCGGGCCAATTACGGAAATAAAAAGCGACTCCACCCACTTGACGGTTAGCTTTTTCCATTTCTGCAAACTTATCTAAGCCAAGATTAACCGCATTAGGAAGTAAGAGACAATCATCGCTAATCATCAGGATATACTTACCTTGGGCAATTTTAAAGCCCAAATTCATAAAATAACCCCAACTACGACGTTGGATAGGTTGACCGCGAAATTCACCGCGATTGTGCTGTACAATAGTAATTATATCCTTTTGTTGGATTAACCATTCTAAAGCCCCATCAGTAGATCCGCCATCAATGACGATTATTTCATGGGGCACTTTAATCTGATTATTACGAACACTATCGATCGCTTTTTCTAGGAAATTACGGCGATTATAACTACCAATCACCACAGACACCACCGCTTGACTTGGTCTCTCCATGACAGGTTTAATAAGTTGTTGTTGGGAACGTTGCTGGAAAACTTCCCGGCATTTTTGCCAATCCTCGGGTGATACAGGTGGTTTAGGGGCAAAAACCTGTTTAATCCTCCATTTTAAGCTACCCAAAAGCCCTAGATTCATCCTAATCATCTATTCCTAATTTTTCAGCAGGATAAATAAAGGGAGACTCGGTGAGAATTCCTTCACAGATAACATCTAAACCTGGGTCAACACTAGGTAATAATTGATCTAGATTAGCCACATTAATTCTATAGGGTGGTTTTCCAGGAACAGGCTGCATTAATTTTATAGGTATCATACGTCTAAAAAAGAAATGATAAGCGTATTTGCGCGCCCTCATCAAAGTTTCTGAGGTTAATTTTTGCTTAAGGGGTAAGGTATCGAGAGTAGTAAAATAAGCTTCAGGAGTAGGAGGATCAAGAGTAATTCCCTTTCCTTTAATCCAAGCTTCCCCACCGACGATTACAGGTATCCCAAAGCTAGTTAACTCCACTCCTGTTTTAGTTCCATAGATAATCACCGAGTCACATTGCAACATCGCCGCGTAAGTACTAACGGGACTTTCTGGAGGGATAATAAAGACATTAGGGGGTAATTGAGACCAAACTTTGTTAATTTCGGGTAATAAAGGTTGTCGAGAAGGGAGAGTACCCCGAATTTCAGCCGGGTGAATCCGAATTAATAATTGTAAATCCTGACGTTGAGAAAAATATTTAATCGTTGCTAATACCCAACTCAGCATATTGGGAAAAGCATTAGCCCGATAATGTAATTGTGCATCCCACATAACATTAGTAAGTAAGCCAATGATGGGTTTTGTTAAATCTAAACCTATTTCTTGGGCTATTTTTTCTATCTCTGCGTCGGGTTTTTCGTGAAACCAAATCCAATCACGACTCCCGGACCAACGACTACGAAGATAAGCGATAATTTGTGCTTCCATCGTCTCATTCCAGGGTAAGTCTGACCAAGTTTCTACTGGTTCTGATAACATCGTCTGATGATAAGTGTCGCCATGACTAAAGATAAAGCATTTTTTACGATAAGCTACATTCCAGTTAACTACCCTGACTGGTTGAATATCTCCATGGGGTTGACGACAAACCTCACCAATTATCCCATGGGGTAGATAAATACCATGATTAAAACAAGCTACCTCAAATTGATGTTGTTGTAAGAGATTATTAGTAGCCTGGGCTGTTAATATAGCACCTTCAAAATAACGGCGTACTATTACTTCGCTATGGGGTTCATTTTCCAGATTACCACTAGCAAAATAGCGTAATGCACCAGCGTAGGCGTGTTCCCCAATTTGCCAATTATTTAAGCAATAAGCGGGAATTTCTGTTAGGGGTATAGTTTGGGCGATCGCTTTAGCTTTTTCCTTTTCTGTTTCACTTACCAACTCGCTATAGCGATGAATCTGTAACCCCAAAGGTTCATAAAATTTTCTTCCCGCTTGATAACAATCCTTACATTTAACCGTCTTTAACTGATAATTTTCGATAACCGTTTCAGGAATATCTATTTTTTGTAGATTCAAACAAGCGGGTAAAAATTCATCGCATAATAAAATATGTACTTTAGCCCCTCGCAGAGTCAATGCTACTGCTAAGAGACTTTCTGGTAGAGACATTGGTAAAAGTCCTCCCACAGAAGTAGCAATTAACACATCTGTAGTTGCTTTTTGTTTAGCTTCTTCCCAGAGAGTCGGATTAGTTGTTAATATTCCCTCCCAATCGGGCCAATTAACTACCTTAGTAGGTTCAGGTTTACGAATCAGAGATTTTAATTTAGTCCATAGTGACACGATTTAGTTATCTCCCTAAAGCTGTTGATATGCTTCTAAGGTTAGTTTAGCCGTTTTTTGCCAAGAGAATAGTTTAGCGCGTTCTTTGCCATTTTGGATTAATTCTTGACGCAGAGTGTTATCTTCTACCACTGTAGTTAAAGCTATAGCTAATCCTTCTACAGAATTAGTCTCAAAAAAGATAGCGTTATCTCCTACTACTTCAGGAAGAGAAGACACAGGAGAACAAATCACAGGACAATTACACTCCATCGCTTCTAATAATGGTAACCCAAAACCTTCATAAGAACTAGTATAGACTAAGGCTACGGCTTGTTGATATAATGTTTTTAAGACTGTATCATCTCCAGCTAAATAGCTAAAATTATCTAGTAAATTATGTTCGGCTATAAGAGTTTTTTCTGTACTGGTAAAATCACTTGTTCCCCCAAAACAAATTACTCGAAAGTTATTATTTAAATAATCATTTTGCGCAAAAGCTTTAACTAAAATCTCAAAATTTTTATACTTTGATCTCGTCCCCACGTATAAGAAGTAGGGTTTACCTTTATTTAATTCTGGTAAGGGTTTAGATATAATTTCTCCGATACGTGTAGCCCAAGGAGTCAAGACAATTTTCTTTCTATCTACTGCTAGGATTTCTTCTAAATCTTGTTGGGTATTGAGGGAGTTAACTAAGATTAAATCAGCTTTAGCTACTAGTTCTTTTTTAGCTGCTATTTGGGGTTGAAATCTCGTTAAATCTGAGAGGAACTTTTCCAAAATCATGTCATGAATAGTAATGACTAATTTTTGAGCCTTAACTACCTCTAACAAACTAGTATCATAATAACTAGGATGATATAATTCTTGTTGTTTACTAGTGAGGTTAAATAGTTGCCAACCAATTTGATTAAGTTTAGGTTGATTTCCTCCCGCAAAAGACCAATAACGACTCAATCGCTGTTGAAAGTCACTAATATCATAACCGTCTTTATGCCAACCCCGATACCAACTTATCTCACAATCAGAAAATAGAGATAATTCTCGCATTAACTCCACAAAAATACGAGAAATTCCCCCGAATCTTTGCAGAGTGAACATAGTATGGTCATAGAGGATTTTCATTAACAAGTATATCCTAATTTAGCTAAATCAATCCCAATGATTTGGCTAGTTTTTTGATTACTTTCTTGATAATAAGTCCCTACTGTTTCTTTAACATAGTTTTTAACTTTCTTTTCCACTGAATCATGGATTTTTTTAGGGATAAATGGGTCAGCAACTTCGGCTAGTTTATAATTTATTCTAAAGATTAAACTACTAAGATAAGAATTATTTCTCAGCAAAGATATAGGAGAATTAAGTATTCTTAAGATAGTTAACTTACCTCCCTTTAAACCAACGTTTTTAGTTTCTTCATTATTAATTTCTCGTTCAGATATTTTTAAAAAATTATAGATATTTTTAAAGAAAATGCTTTTATCTTTAATCAGTATTTCTAGAGGTAAAACCAGAACATTTTCTGGAGTAAAAACCTGTTGATATTTCTCGATTAATTCGTCAAATTTAAGGTTTTCTAAATTACCTACAGTAGGATGTTTAGTGATATTTTTATCCCCAGTGTTAATAAACTCTTCGATAGTTAAACTATGTCCCATAATTAACATTTGTCTATAAGCTGAAACTAACATAGACTTTTGTTCTCTAATCATAATTAGTACTTTGGCATTAGGAAACACACAGTGTAATCTTTCTGGTATTTCCCTAGGTAAAGAAGGAGTATAATTAGGAGGAGTGAAGAAAAAACAACCACTTAAAAACTCGTTAGAAAGAACGGGTATAAGTTGTTCATCTATTGTTGTCAAAGGAGGTAGGAAAAAATCAGCAGCAGCTGTTTGGGAAAAAACATCACAATTAATGAATAAATCAGTAGCTTTGTTACAGAGTCCTTCTTGATTTAACCAGGGAACGCAAAAACCAGTATTTTGATTATTAAAAATATCAGCTTGTAGCCAACTTGAAGCGGTTTTAGGATAACCAATATGAATTAGAAGAGGTAAATCACTCATTTAGATGTTCAACAAAGATAGTCATCAATATCTAAACACGCTTATTAAAGGTTTGTCAATGCTTTTGCATTACAAAAAAATGATAACCATACCAGTTATGATCTAGCAGTACGCATCCGGAGTGTTTGACATTTTCAAGTCCTGAAACCTATATTAGGTGGAACGGTGGAACGGTTTTAGGTGCTGTTATTCCTATATATCATACTTTATGAATGCCTCTTGCCTTTTGCCTTCCTCTGCATGAGTGCATGAATGCAAGAGTGCGTAGCGCTATATGTAAGGTAAATGCCGAGAGGGCCTCTGATACAGATCTTCGATGACTAACATAATCATTTTTCCTAAACCTAAATCAGTGCTATATAAGATTTAGAAATCTGGCGCACCATGTGGCGTATCGCTTCGAAATCCTCTTCCTGCACTTCCTATGAGTTTTTTGATATAATTAATACCCCCAAGGGAATTCGAATCCCTGTCGCCTCCGTGAAAGGGAGGTGTCCTAGTCCTCTAGACGATGGGGGCTTGTCTTGCACACCTTTATTAATATAGGCTATTTTAAAAAAGATGTCAAGAGTTTTGCTAAAAATTTTTTTGATTATTTTCCGTGTCTCCATTGAGAGAGTAAAGCTTGAGTTTTCGGATCAAGACTGTTAACTAAAAAACGCCCTTTGGGGTTATTCCTAGGGCGATTTTTTCTTTTTACTTGAGAAGCAGTAGCTTCTACTTCTAGTTTAAATTTTTCTGCGGAAAACCATTCAGCACCATAACCAACCGCAGTTAGTCTCTGGGCTCGATCTGATGTAGCTACAATCAGACGAGGAATGGTAGGAAGATGAGCACGGCTAAAAGCTGCACAAATCCTCTCTATATAGGTGTCTGCTGTTTGAGCAAAAGCAGTATAATAAACCGATACATTTGCTCCATGTTGTTCTTTTTGTTTAGGTGTTCTCTGTAAATGAGAATCAAAGATAATCTCAGTTTTCAAACCCTGGTAAACGCTATAGTCAATGATGATGCCAATTAAATCTTGACGAGCTGATTCTAAACCATCGCGATCGCGTGTTCTCTGGAGATTTTGCCAAGCACCAATGATGTTGTAACCGTCAACTAAGAGCAACGGTTGTCTAGTTGAGTAATTCATAGTATTTGCAGATTATATAATAGTTATTTAAAACTCTGATTCTGCAATCTTAACAAAAATTTTAGGATTCTAGAGCCGTAATTTGGATCATGCGCTGTTTGAGGGGTTGAGGATCGCCTTGAGCGATCACACGACCATCTGCTAGTAAAAAAGCTCCGTCACAATAATCTAATTCTTCGAGACGATGAGTCACCCAAAGAGCAGTCAGACCATGAGTTTTAACTAAATTACGCACTCCGGCGACTAATTCTAACTGTGTATCCCCATCTAATAAAGCGGTAGGCTCATCTAACAGTAAAACTTGACAATGACGAGCGATCGCCCCTGCAATAGCGATACGTTGTTTTTGCCCTCCACTGAGAGCGTAGATAGGGCGAGTTTCTAAGTGTAACAGATTAACTGCAGTGAGAGCCTCCCTTACCCTAGCTTGGGTTTGAGAGATAGATAAATTCTCCTCTACTAACCCAAAAGCGATATCAGCAGCTACAGTAGGCATAACCAACTGATGATCGGGGTTTTGAAAGACAAAACCGAGGGGTTTAATAGTAGCCAACTCTCCGTGATCAGGTGTTAAAAGCCCACCCAACAGACGTAATAAAGTTGATTTGCCACTACCATTATTACCCAACAGCATCCAAAACTCACCTTGAGGAACTTGTAAAGAACAAGAGTCTAACACCTTTGCTCCCTGATACCAACTGAAGCTGAGATTCTTAACTGTTATACCCGGATTTTTCATT contains:
- a CDS encoding NYN domain-containing protein, yielding MNYSTRQPLLLVDGYNIIGAWQNLQRTRDRDGLESARQDLIGIIIDYSVYQGLKTEIIFDSHLQRTPKQKEQHGANVSVYYTAFAQTADTYIERICAAFSRAHLPTIPRLIVATSDRAQRLTAVGYGAEWFSAEKFKLEVEATASQVKRKNRPRNNPKGRFLVNSLDPKTQALLSQWRHGK
- a CDS encoding ATP-binding cassette domain-containing protein, which encodes MKNPGITVKNLSFSWYQGAKVLDSCSLQVPQGEFWMLLGNNGSGKSTLLRLLGGLLTPDHGELATIKPLGFVFQNPDHQLVMPTVAADIAFGLVEENLSISQTQARVREALTAVNLLHLETRPIYALSGGQKQRIAIAGAIARHCQVLLLDEPTALLDGDTQLELVAGVRNLVKTHGLTALWVTHRLEELDYCDGAFLLADGRVIAQGDPQPLKQRMIQITALES
- a CDS encoding glycosyltransferase — its product is MNNIELSIVLGTYNRLDLLQKAIDSIQAETATPYQVYITDAGSTDGTIAYLESIASETIIPIFVGEKLGQAKAYNDVFAKINTPYVCWLSDDNVIVNQGLDVAVEILKDNPNLGMVALKTQDQQGPFADCPYIGGVSSIGILNVNQGMLPTKVLKAVGGFSEEFRDYGIDPDLTAKVLFLGYDLAYTKAIAIHHYRNWGESKDSPEYQQLLVKQEKYKQLYQETYAKYSQPSLFWQVKKLLWLFMRRGLGVQKHFNSDQPLFLQLITRDWHNIMTSRYISILDPLYTKDKPYYLVQHCPNIALRTEKRE
- a CDS encoding glycosyltransferase family 1 protein, yielding MKILYDHTMFTLQRFGGISRIFVELMRELSLFSDCEISWYRGWHKDGYDISDFQQRLSRYWSFAGGNQPKLNQIGWQLFNLTSKQQELYHPSYYDTSLLEVVKAQKLVITIHDMILEKFLSDLTRFQPQIAAKKELVAKADLILVNSLNTQQDLEEILAVDRKKIVLTPWATRIGEIISKPLPELNKGKPYFLYVGTRSKYKNFEILVKAFAQNDYLNNNFRVICFGGTSDFTSTEKTLIAEHNLLDNFSYLAGDDTVLKTLYQQAVALVYTSSYEGFGLPLLEAMECNCPVICSPVSSLPEVVGDNAIFFETNSVEGLAIALTTVVEDNTLRQELIQNGKERAKLFSWQKTAKLTLEAYQQL
- a CDS encoding glycosyltransferase, which codes for MNLGLLGSLKWRIKQVFAPKPPVSPEDWQKCREVFQQRSQQQLIKPVMERPSQAVVSVVIGSYNRRNFLEKAIDSVRNNQIKVPHEIIVIDGGSTDGALEWLIQQKDIITIVQHNRGEFRGQPIQRRSWGYFMNLGFKIAQGKYILMISDDCLLLPNAVNLGLDKFAEMEKANRQVGGVAFYFRNWPDEQQYYVQTSLGGKLAINHGMYLREALATVGWVEENQYIFYKADSDLCLKMWLDGYEIVDCPGAFVEHYYDPSEEVRQSNNAVLDYDRDVYLKRWHNIYYHPHWQELRDKITLDYQDSDRTAEKNWL
- a CDS encoding capsule biosynthesis protein — protein: MSLWTKLKSLIRKPEPTKVVNWPDWEGILTTNPTLWEEAKQKATTDVLIATSVGGLLPMSLPESLLAVALTLRGAKVHILLCDEFLPACLNLQKIDIPETVIENYQLKTVKCKDCYQAGRKFYEPLGLQIHRYSELVSETEKEKAKAIAQTIPLTEIPAYCLNNWQIGEHAYAGALRYFASGNLENEPHSEVIVRRYFEGAILTAQATNNLLQQHQFEVACFNHGIYLPHGIIGEVCRQPHGDIQPVRVVNWNVAYRKKCFIFSHGDTYHQTMLSEPVETWSDLPWNETMEAQIIAYLRSRWSGSRDWIWFHEKPDAEIEKIAQEIGLDLTKPIIGLLTNVMWDAQLHYRANAFPNMLSWVLATIKYFSQRQDLQLLIRIHPAEIRGTLPSRQPLLPEINKVWSQLPPNVFIIPPESPVSTYAAMLQCDSVIIYGTKTGVELTSFGIPVIVGGEAWIKGKGITLDPPTPEAYFTTLDTLPLKQKLTSETLMRARKYAYHFFFRRMIPIKLMQPVPGKPPYRINVANLDQLLPSVDPGLDVICEGILTESPFIYPAEKLGIDD